A single Harpia harpyja isolate bHarHar1 chromosome 6, bHarHar1 primary haplotype, whole genome shotgun sequence DNA region contains:
- the LOC128143007 gene encoding T-cell activation Rho GTPase-activating protein-like: MGLPWPFALRRTPAAAQAPGQAGSGCSRALFGQPLAALCGEDGSLPQPIQEMLAVLHQEGPSTEGVFRRAASGTEFRELREALDRGADVDLGSQAALLLAVILKDFLRSIPAKLLVTDLYEDWMAAMQKSGKEEKVEELKAVAEKLPGANLLLLLKRLLALLQHIGHNASSSRMTASNLAICLGPNLLSPPNEDLLPLEAMLAVTEKVRCTEQPAAALPAYASLAAQRSLAASSLEQMLVGWLPARAAPQPQPPAQRQGSGVGKAA, from the exons atggggctgccctggccctttGCTCTGCGGAGGACCCCGGCCGCTGCCCAGGCGCCAGGGCAGGCAGGCTCCGGCTGCAGCAGGGCGCTCTTTGGACAGCCCCTGGCAGCCCTCTGCGGGGAGGacggctccctgccccagcccatccAG GAGATGCTGGCTGTCCTGCACCAGGAAGGACCGTCAACAGAAGGGGTATTCCGAAGAGCTGCCAGCGGGACAGAGTTTCGTGAGCTGCGGGAGGCCCTGGACCGCGGTGCGGATGTCGACCTGGGCAGCCAGGCTGCGCTGCTGCTGGCCGTCATCTTGAAG GACTTCCTCCGAAGCATCCCCGCCAAGCTCCTGGTGACAGACCTCTACGAGGACTGGATGGCAGCGATGCAGAAGAGCGGCAAGGAGGAGAAGGTTGAAGAGCTGAAAGC GGTGGCCGAGAAGTTGCCTGGAGccaatctcctcctcctcctcaagcgGCTGCTGGCCCTCCTCCAGCACATCGGCCACAACGCCTCCAGCAGCAGAATGACCGCCAGCAACCTGGCCATCTGCCTTGGGCCAAATCTGCTGAGCCCACCCAACGAGGACCTGCTCCCCCTCGAGGCCATGCTGGCAGTGACCGAGAAGGTGCGCTGTACTGAGCAGCCGGCTGCAGCCTTGCCGGCCTATGCGAGCTTGGCTGCTCAgaggtccctggctgcctcctctcttGAGCAAATGCTggtggggtggctgcctgcaagAGCAGCCCCACAACCACAGCCGCCTGCGCAGAGGCAAGGGTCGGGAGTGGGAAAGGCTGCGTGA
- the LOC128143345 gene encoding LOW QUALITY PROTEIN: electroneutral sodium bicarbonate exchanger 1-like (The sequence of the model RefSeq protein was modified relative to this genomic sequence to represent the inferred CDS: substituted 1 base at 1 genomic stop codon) — MRGFPAARALPLCPDALFLQECQYLHGEFQGPACGRNGPYTPDVFFLCCILFFATFALSSFLKKFKTSRYFPTRVRSTVSDFAVFLTIVIMVLLDFVVGILSPKLHVPHAFKPTRDDCGWFINPIGPNPWWTVLAALVPALLCTILIFMDQXISAVIVNRKEHKLKKGCRYRLDLFMVAVMLGVCSVMGLPWFVAATVLSITHVNSLKVESDCSAPGEQPKFLGIREQRVTGLLIFVLMGCSVFFTSVLKFIPMPVLYGVFLYMGVSSLRGIQFFDRLKLFWMPAKHQPDFIYLRRVPLRKVHFFTAIQLIYLILLWTIKVSRAAIIFPVMVLALVFVRKAMDFCFSKRELSFLDDLMPERKKKLDDGRSEAGEEEEESQKAMEAAAAASSAQLSVGKTSDLDIPKQSSHRTDPSEIIILDEMSQTPVWKALTLKTETL, encoded by the exons ATGCGAGGTTTCCCTGCCGCCCGTGCACTGCCTTTGTGTCCTGATGCTCTGTTTCTCCAGGAATGTCAGTATTTGCATGGGGAGTTTCAGGGACCTGCCTGTGGACGCAACGGCCCCTACACGCCTGACGTGTTCTTCTTGTGCTGCATCCTCTTCTTCGCCACCTTTGCCCTGTCAAGCTTCTTGAAGAAGTTTAAAACCAGCCGCTACTTTCCAACCAGA GTACGGTCCACAGTGAGCgactttgctgttttcctcaccATCGTCATCATGGTGCTCCTTGACTTCGTGGTTGGGATCCTATCACCGAAGCTCCACGTCCCCCATGCGTTCAAG CCTACCAGAGACGACTGCGGGTGGTTCATCAACCCCATAGGACCCAACCCTTGGTGGACGGTGTTGGCTGCGCtcgtcccagctctgctctgcaccatcTTGATATTCATGGACCAGTAGATCAGTGCCGTTATTGTGAACAGGAAGGAGCACAAGCTGAAG aaaggaTGCAGGTACCGCCTGGACCTTTTCATGGTGGCCGTGATGCTTGGGGTGTGCTCTGTGATGGGGCTGCCCTGGTTTGTGGCTGCGACTGTCCTGTCCATCACCCACGTGAATAGCCTCAAAGTAGAGTCTGACTGCTCAGCTCCAGGAGAACAACCCAAGTTTCTGGGGATACGAGAGCAGAGAGTCACTGGCTTGCTGATCTTTGTGCTCATGGGCTGCTCCGTCTTCTTCACTTCCGTGTTAAAG tttataccaATGCCTGTGCTTTATGGCGTCTTTCTCTACATGGGTGTGTCGTCGCTCAGAGGAATTCAG ttctttgatcGCTTGAAGCTGTTTTGGATGCCGGCGAAACACCAGCCGGATTTCATCTACCTGCGGCGCGTGCCCTTGCGAAAGGTGCATTTCTTCACGGCGATCCAGCTGATCTACCTCATCCTGCTCTGGACCATCAAGGTGTCCCGTGCCGCCATCATCTTTCCCGTGATg GTTTTGGCTCTCGTCTTTGTCCGGAAAGCGATGGATTTCTGCTTCTCAAAGCGAGAGCTCAGCTTTCTGGATGACCTTAtgccagaaaggaagaagaagttgGACGATGGCAGAAGTGAAGCCGGAGAAGAAGAAGAG GAGTCCCAGAAGGCgatggaagctgctgctgctgcaagttcAGCTCAGCTGAGCGTGGGGAAGACCAGTGACTTGGATATCCCAAAGCAAAGCAGTCACAG